TCTGCAAAAGTTGCTCCCGGCAGAACAACATCAGCCATCTTGGCTGTTTCTGTCAGGAAAATATCTTGCACAAGAAGGAAGTCCAGATGCTCAAGGCAGTGTTTGACGTGTGAAATGTCCGGATCGCTTCGCATTGGGTTTTCACCAAAGACAAAGAGCGCCTTCACCTTGTCTTCGCTGATGCCATCAAGCACGCGAGGGATAGTCAGTCCCTTGTGCCCCGGAATTGTGACACCCCATGCTTTTTCAAAACGGGCACGGACTTTTTTGTCAGCAACAGGCAAGTAATCAGTCAGTTTGTCAGGTAGTGCGCCCATGTCACAGGAACCCTGTACATTGTTTTGGCCTCGCAGCGGGTTCACGCCACCCTTGGGTTTGCCAATATTACCAGTCAGCATAGAAAGGTTGGCAGTGGACAAGACATTGTCAACGCCACTGGTGTGCTGAGTGATGCCCATGGTGTAATAGAGCGCCATGTTGCTTGAGCGGCCAATAATTCGTGCTGCTTCACGAATTTTTGCAGCAGGAACAGTTGTAATGGCTTCAACGACTTCCGGGGTATAGGCCAGAACTGTTGCCTGGAATGCGTCAAAATTTTCAGTGCGTTTTGCAATGAACTCTTTGTCGATGAGTCCTTCCTGAATAAGCACATGGGAAATGCCGTTGATGAGTGCGGCGTCAGTTCCGGGCTTGAGGCGAAGCCACAGAGTAGCGTGCTGAGTCAGAGTAATGGCCCGTGGGTCAGCCACAATGAGCTGCGCTCCACGCTCGGCAGCGCGGACCATACCAAGTCCGATAATTGGGTGGCACTCGGTGGTGTTGGTGCCGATAGCAAGAATGCAGTCTCGGGAACCCATGTCGTCGAGTTCGCCGATAGAGTTTGTCATAGACCCGTTACCAAAAGCGGTGGCCAGACCGGCCACAGTTGGAGCGTGTCAGAGACGCGCGCAGTGGTCGACATTGTTGGTGCCGATAGCTGCGCGCATAAATTTTTGCATGAGGAAATTTTCTTCGTTGGAGCAGCGGGCAGAGCTGAATCCCGCGATGCTGTCAGGACCGAAGTCTTTCTTTATGGCTCCAAGACGCTTGGCAATGACGGCATAGGCTTCTTCCCAGCTTGCCTCGACAAGCTTTCCGTTTTTGCGAACAAGCGGAGTCTTGAGGCGGCTCTTGTGGTGGACGAAGTCATATCCAAAATGGCCTTTGCAACACAGAGAACCATTGTTGACAGAATTCTCCTTGTTTGGCTCCACGCCTCTGATGGTGCCGTCTTCGACCAACAGATAAAACGTGCAGCCTGAGCCACAGTACGGGCAGGTGGTAAGAACTTTTTTCATGATCAATCCTTTTGACAGTTTTGACTGCCCACCGTGCAAAAAACACGAGCAGGCAGCTAACGGCCTTTCAGCAAGGACGATGCCATGAGATAAAATTTTTAATACA
The Desulfobaculum bizertense DSM 18034 DNA segment above includes these coding regions:
- the fdhF gene encoding formate dehydrogenase subunit alpha, with the protein product MKKVLTTCPYCGSGCTFYLLVEDGTIRGVEPNKENSVNNGSLCCKGHFGYDFVHHKSRLKTPLVRKNGKLVEASWEEAYAVIAKRLGAIKKDFGPDSIAGFSSARCSNEENFLMQKFMRAAIGTNNVDHCARLUHAPTVAGLATAFGNGSMTNSIGELDDMGSRDCILAIGTNTTECHPIIGLGMVRAAERGAQLIVADPRAITLTQHATLWLRLKPGTDAALINGISHVLIQEGLIDKEFIAKRTENFDAFQATVLAYTPEVVEAITTVPAAKIREAARIIGRSSNMALYYTMGITQHTSGVDNVLSTANLSMLTGNIGKPKGGVNPLRGQNNVQGSCDMGALPDKLTDYLPVADKKVRARFEKAWGVTIPGHKGLTIPRVLDGISEDKVKALFVFGENPMRSDPDISHVKHCLEHLDFLLVQDIFLTETAKMADVVLPGATFAEKNGTFTSTERRVQRIREAVQPVGKSKPDWKILTELMQVMGCDVNYSSPEEIFDEMRSLTPSYAGITYERLEKGGIQWPCPTEDHPGTPILHVDTCMNGLGKFSAIEHKDPAELPDDEYPFMLTTGRVVAHYHTATMTRKCWGLNGLSPEEMLEIHPEDAAEYGLAYGDRVVVATRRGEVVTRIQTTTRVPRGLLFITFHFTESPGNMLTTSAADPVTETAELKVCAARIKKYSVQPAVCNASA